The genomic segment CCACCTTCTTATCCCATGCTGGACTGGATCTTGCCCAAATCTGGCAGATCCTCTGTTTCCATAATTTACAACAAATGAGCCGAACATGATGTAAAGCCTCTGCCCATTGAATCTATTTGGATTAGGGAACTGGGAGACCTACAGGTTGATATAAACTGGGATACAGTATGGTCTAATCTAAGTTTGACTTCTGGGAACTTGGCACATCAACTAATTCATTTCAAAACCATCCACAGAACCTACATTACAATCTAGAAGAGATCCCAGATGAAACTACAGGCTCCGTATCACCGTCACATGTGCAACGATTCATCACCAGGCATGTTACACATGTTTCAcatgtttcacatgtttttggaCTGACAGTTATATCTGACTTTTGGGTCTTTGTGAACTCTGTGTTATCTGAGGTATTGGAAGAGTTTTATATCCCCAATCCTGGTCTTTGTCTCCTTAATGATACCTCTGACATCTccttaaaacaaatacaatgcaAAATCATGTTTGCAGGATTCACATCCACATAGAAGACAATTACAAAGCCCTGGCTCAGTCCTGACATTTGAAATCATTCTTGATGggatgttttctctgtatcGTTAATATTGAATTTACCACTGCAGGATTACATAAAGCTCGACCCACAACTGTTGAAGTTTGGAAAATGTTCTTATCCAACATTATCTGCTGGAAGAGGCAATGACTGGTTGTAATTTGTGTACATTCTAATATTTGTATTTGCACTGTATTGTTCTCTTTGCTTTCACCATGCATTGTGACCAATGTTGTTTTAGGGAACCAATCCTGTTgtaaatcaataaaatgttgatcacaaaaaaaaggtgtgaatgtttttattttagtgatGAGTCCTGTTTGCTGTGGTGATAAGTTActaaatttaaatgaatttaaaattgtTCAAACACTACAACATGTACTAACTGTAGTTATGATGTGATGAAGAGATGCAACATCATGTAAATCTAAAGAGCTTATTCCATCCATGCAGCACATCGTTGATCACACAAATGAAACATCACATTATTTTGGGGCTGAGCATCTCGCTCAAGGGCGCTTTGCTAACCTGAGGAGCTGCATCAACCTGACCGAAGTAGTGGAGACCCTCCTactcctcctctcttcctcctcctcctcttcctccacaaAAACCTTCACAGACCTGTTTCCAGTCTGACTCCATGTGCCTGCAGTTTTTACAAGAAGGTTCAATAAAAATGTGCAGTTATATCTGAGTTAAAGCTGCtttaacttgttttattagctgACTTTTTTTAGACTTTATCAAAGAAAGTATGCGTGCTTCCCCTGCTCTGAGATTTAGCCTGGTGCTACGTAAAGCTTCTATATGCTGCACTTTGTTGTGGTTAAAGTACTCGACCATTTTAAATTCATCACTGTGGATCAACCCGcaataaacaacaaagaaaagagCCGACTCTGTTTGCCTCTGTTTAGGTTTGATTTTCACTCTCATGCTGGCGTGTAGTGGAGCTGAAATGATCTTCAGGAACTACAAACCACAAAGCCTCGTGGCTGCTGCATGCATCGGCCCAAACCTCTGCTCTCAGAGTCACAGACACAGTTTCTTCACCTGTAAAAGGGCCGCGATGGAGAGGATGAGGTCTAAAGAGGTCACAGCTCCAGTAATGCTCTCCTATTTAAAATACCTGAAATGCATCAGTtgtcagttttcagtttcacaTTAACAGTGTGACAAATAATGAGTGgtgcaaaatgaaaaactggTAAATCTGCATTCTTCGCTCACTTTCGTAGAAGTCTACAGCTTCCCGGGTCACTGAAAGGCTGCGTCATGAATGTCTGTGGTTTCTGTACAAACACAGAGATGTGAGGCCGTTAATCCTGTCAGTGCTGGAAAGTCTGGTTTTCTGGATGACAACCAGTTTGTTGTGAAATCTGATTTCCTGACAGGAAGTCTGTCGTTCAACGTGAAAGTGACACTGgagttaaaaatcttttttctgtttaatgacTTTATGCTCTGGGTTGTAACATCGTTCCTCTTTTTGgctcttcaagcaacttaaagaagtccagatgcttttctttcaaagCTCCTtggactacgatgacctggatgactgagaaccttcaaaTACGTATTTGAAAATCAGTTATACAGATAACTGGGAAAAGTGAAAACttcaattcagttcattcagcccctttatttgtcacatgcaatgTCACACATTCATGTTACATTGCTGTGAAATTAGACCCCTTCtgaccatacatacatatatgcacaaacatcacattggggaagGCAGATCAGAGAAAGGAAGGATTATAAGAAAGACAATGAAAAATACACAACATAAGGgacaagaggagaaaaaaggaaCTCTACTCAAACTGAGCTCTAATACTGAGCTCTAATGGGAGAGCAGTTTGATCCAATCGAGGCTGAAATAAAGTTGTCCCTGATAAGGTGACTGTGTTTTGACTCTCTGCCCACATCCTTCAAGTTGGCTGGAGGACTGTTGACTTTGTGAATGGACACTCTCTCTGAGTTGAACGTTggacacacagacgcacactcAGCCCCCTCCCTGCTTCCAAATGTCTTTGATGCTCACTCCCAGCCGGTGCAGTCAGGCAGGTCTGGGTCCAGTGCTGgaaatgttgttgttggttgTTGTCTACATCGGCTCACTCCACACCCCAAACTCCCTCCCAGTCTCTTTTTGTAAGATTCATGTGCTTCTGTgctgaagtgtttttttctgttctcaaactctCACATTAGGAGTTTAGTTTGTGTCTAATGTTCAACTGAGAGAGAGTGTCCATTAACCCAGTAAAGCAAAAGTCAACAGTCCTCCAGCCAACTTGAAGGATGTGGGCAGAGAGTCAAAAAACAGTCCTTTTATCAGGGACAATTTTGTTGCTTCAGCCAGCCTCGGCCTTCCAGCTGGTGACAGAGGTAGCAGCATGACAGAAATGATGGTTGTTTGGGTCGATGCAAACAAACTGcatccaatttcacagccaATCTAATGTCAGTCACGCTTCATGGTTCTTCTGATGTATAGACCTGAGCATTGTCCGACAGATGTTGAAgaacctcagccgcctcagaaaCTAGAGATGACTCTGGCATTTCCTATAAAGTCAGTagtgtttttagcccagtccagtttattgtctatGTGTACTCCACATAGACACGTTGTCCTTCACAACGTCGATGTTAACCCCTGGACTGAAACAGGGGTCAAAGGTTTCCtcgtcttcctgaagtccacgatCAATTCCTTGGTCGttgccacgttgagctgcagatgattctgctcacaccacgtgacaaTGGAGTCGACCACAGCCCAGTAATCTGTCTCATCATCCCATCCATGAAGATggaggtctctgtgcagtgggtGAAGTCTGTGGTTTAGAGGGtgagaggaagggggagaggacagtcGCCTGTGGTccccctgtgttgctgattagtttgtcagacacacactgtgggagacgCACacattgtggtcttcctgtcaggtaatcaacaatccaggacaccaatgtcagctgtgttcccggTGTGTCATCACTTCCCTCGTTTTCCCTTTTGTAtttagtgtgtgtgtcttcctgTGCTCATGCTGTGTGTCTCTCCTGGTGTTtccttgtgtgttttgtgttcccAGTATCCATtgttcccagtatagtttatcATGATTTCCCTtgtgccagcaataaagctgcttttGAGTTTACATTTTTGCCTCTGTGAagtctgcgtttgggtccttttcTGCCTGTACACAGCCACAAAACTAGCCAAACCTAAAATGTAAGAATCTAAAAAACAAGTACAATGAAACTAAAGACCTGAGACGTGGAACGTGGGAAATGCAACAGGTGATACGCAGACAATCCGGcaacagacaaagaaagacagaggggtaacgagggaatgagacacaggaggagagcagagCTGGGAGTAATCACACACAACGAGACCGGGAGGAAgctaaactgaaaacactgagcaACAGatgggagactgtcaaagtaaaacaggaagaatAAGACACACTGAGAGGTGGACATGACACTGGAACACAGGGGAGGCATAGAGACAGAAACCAAGAGACTAGAAACTAAAACAATGAAATCAATGACTATTAAtaattcaaaaacataaaacactgtGTCACAGATGCAGGACCATGATGAGTGGTAAGATTATTGAAAGTTTGCTTTCATGTCAGCACATTTATCATTATGTCCACGTCGTAGcacataaaaatgtttatttaatatttgcaaacagacacattttccCTGTTTTCACTCCAACATTTGTAACATTTGAAAATGTGATTTATATGTTGCTGAGCAGGTCATTTCTAGTATGTGGAATATTTTTATGAAACAGTTGAGCTAATGTGATTAAATCATATCTATACCTTgattaaagtataatataagCACAGTCTTGGTGTGCAGGGTTGTTATATGCCTTATGAGGATGCATGACAATAAGCAGAGATATTTGCGTCTTTCTTAAAAATTCAGATCCTCAAAGATTATCTGAAAAGTGAATCTGTCACgtctggggcagcagtcgtgtgatGTATTGGAGGAGGACCCAAGTTGCAGACAGTGGCGGTGATGCGAGtgaattttatttacagtgtggcAAGTGGCAAACAGGAAATGAGGAACAAGCTACacataaactaaactgggaaagctagtaacaaacaaaacccgaAACCATAACTCACAGAATAAAACGCAGGGAAAAACATATGGAGGTAACACAGGGGATGAGGAGCGGAGAATGGAGAGCAGAGAGCCGTGGAGTGTCACCAAGTTTCACAGAATAACACAGACAAACCGACAAGGACCACAGGCAGGCATACACTATGAAAAAGGATGAAGATACAAGCTGGTGATGATCCAGTGCAGCTGATCAAAAATAATAAGGtgagtttaattttattttttcaacatATGCATGTTATTTTGAATATAAACTGCTTGTATTGCAGCTGAATGCTGTTATGTGAAttaaactctacatgtgttaTAGGAAAGTTAATAATGATAATCCAAAGCAGATCTGACCAAAACTAAAACTCTGTTCTTTCTTGCTGGCTTTGACAGGTGAAGTATTCAAGCCCATTAAATTCTAAATATTTTCAAGTCCCACCTCAGGATTCTTAATATTaaactttgtatttttattcattttatttttagcccaaaagaaaagtgtttcatTGATTCTGATTTATGGTCTCAAACACTATTCCagctttttttatatatatatatgtaaatgatGTCATGGTGCCCACAAACATAAAGGATTTATCCTCTGCTGACTCACAGATTACTCCTCACTAAAAGCACACACAGCTCTCTGCAGTTATTATCAAAGCACAAATCAAACCAGTTCCACCCACACAAATGCTGCTCCCACGTTTGACTTAACCTTGTTTAGACTGAGAACACTTTCTTTGGAATACGTTTGACTTACGGCTATGTGACTGTGATAACCAACCAATCCAAACACAGATTTGAAGCTTATGTAGAGAACCGGTTCCTCCACGCTGTCCTCACTAGCTTTGATTGCCTGTAGAGACAAACTTCAACACACTGAAAGCCAGATGCTAGTCTTCCATCACTGGTCTTAGTTTCAAGTTTTATTTGACacaacatgtttattttgtaaatgatgGTCCTGTTAAAACCAGGGCAGGGTTCATGGCAGATCCACTGTGTGACTGACAGGTTGCTACATGTAACGTCTCTCACTGATCATAACTACAGTAAACAGCCCTTCAGTTCACTTATTCTATGACATCATATTTATTCAAATATGTATAAAAGAGCAAATATAGATCCACACTGTCAGAGGTTTACTTGCAACAAATAGAAATATATACGTTCAGACTTGTGTCACAGCTGCTCGTCCAAATTTCAGTGCACTGAgatgtggtgactgtggaggcctttGGAGTGTTTTTCAGTCTTTGCTGTCTAATTTTGATGTAAATGTGGCCTCTGTTGTTAGCTGACAGCTGTGGCCCTCAGTGTGGTCTTCTTCTGCTGTGGCCCATCTGCTTTCAACGTCAGATGTGTTGTGCTGTCAGAGATGCTCTGCATGGTTCATTAAGAAGTGTGGTCGACTGAGTTACTGTTGtctttctatcagctcaaagtaGTGGACTGGACTGTATAGTAGTCGCTGATGTTCTCAGatcattttctttgtctgttttctgatgCATATAGTTTCATGAGAATCATTTTGCTTTCCTCCATGTTTGAAAAAATCCTTCACGTCTCATTTTTGTGTCTGAAAGGTTTTTACTCTCCATGAGGCCGACATGTGTGCAGAACTCTTTAAAGAGGCAGTGAGGTtttttgaaacaaaaactaaacacttTGATGACTCAGTCTTTAAAAGGCAAAAGGTTTGTATTCATTCATCACACAGTTGGAGTGATTGACTGGTTTTGATTGGTGGAGTGTCTTTTGCACAGGTGAGACTGTGTTCTGAAAAATGCCCTGATGTTTGTGAGAACTGCATGAAGAGTGGGGAATTTCCTGCTGTGAGAATTGGGCCAAAGTGACTGAGGAAAATATTGATTAGGTGTAGTGCTACCTGTTTGGCTATTGTTATTGATGGCTCGTGGTGTGACGTTATGTGTGGCTGGCAGCCTAACAGCGTGGGAAAGTGGAATTGATGTGAAGCTTAGATTTAGCTAGCAACTGGGAGCAGACCATagatcttccttattgaacttacTCATAAGCttcataattatttattttttttcttacaaaaacTTGAATTAAGACCTGATTAATCAAGTGTATCACTAAGTATTTGTAGGTAATCACATTGTGGTGGACCACCAGGTGGCTCCACTCACACACAGTGTTAGGGGAAGTGAGAGGGTTGGGTTTTGCTCCCTTGAATGTTTACTGTGATGAACAGtagaacaggtgtacctaataaaatagTTGCTGATTGTGCTAAATGTGCCTTGAATGTGTGAAGCTGAATTAAAAGTTGGAGTAGAATATTGGTCTCTCTCTTATTGTCTTTACATACCTCCACAACATCATACTTTCAAAATACTTGGaaattatataaaattatttacatttttattttcaagtaGTCAGAGGTAAGTCCTACTAATTGCTAACCTTGCCatcgttttttctttgttttatgcagatttcatacagatgtagggaaaaaacaaccaacaaaGGTAATATAGTAACGCttaactatttattttattttattttattttattttattttattttattttattttattttagtaatcTTCAAGAGTCAAAAACTGTAGCTGGCTTTGACCTTAAAGGCTGCAGTGGGAGGAGGTCCTCTCCTCTCTTACATCAGCCTGTATCAGTTTTCTATAAACAGACTCTGCTCATTAATCTTTCTCCTGTCACTGTTTCTGTATGACTGTCACTGATATTATAAAGGTGAAATCTAAAAGTCCATGACGTTGTGACGTAATGCACCGGAAATTATGGCAGATATGGCGGACTGATTTAAGACACTAGaaactgaaacttttttttttttactgcgtCAGTGCTGAGAGGAGAGGAGTGCTCTGATCTTGGTTACACGTAATAATTACCGTATTTGATCCTGGTTGGATTTCTGCAGACATGGAGCTTCTACCACTTCTGTTTCCGAGCTTCTGTTTCCTGACTTTGTCCGGACTGACGTTTGCTGCTGAATCCGGTAAGAAGCTCGTTGATTTAGACTGATCATGTGTGCAGGCGCTGTCATGTTTCACAGCAGCGGATGGAGCTTTAACGATGTTCAGGCTGCTGCGTTAGTGGGTGGATGACTGCGGCATCTACACCTGTGACATCAGCGTTTAACGCATCCACATTTTGATGTTGAAATAATGAGCAGATAAATGTGCAGCAATTCTACAACAGtatgaaaatgttctttttattttttacgaTCAGATTATCTCATTATTTCACCCTGAcgtttttttcagctgtgtatTTGTTAGCGGTTTGTGTttcctgcaaacacacatctgTTTTCCTTCCTGTCAGAACAGCGAGACTTGTTTGTCACTGAAAATgaaatttgtgtgttttattttttctttacaaacTGAAACAACTGAGATTCAACAATgatataaaattattatttttattatccttAATTAGTAAAAGGAGGACAGAAGTCATCCATAAACACATAAGTAGGCAAGTATATAAAGTTCATTTTTCCTTGTATGTGTTATTacagctccacctgctgccAGTTTTAAAGGGAGTGGCACAGCCAGGCCCCAAAAGGATGGAGAGTGGCTGTACCCTGTTTCCATTTCCTGAGGTTTTTACAGTCGTGGCCCATTAACATGAGGCTGTTACTGACTCTGATGTGCAGGTTCAAACTGGCAGAGCTCAGCTGGTGAAAAGGACACAGACTGGATGTGTTTCAAATCTTTATCAGTGAAAACATTAATAATGTCACTcggtctgcatattttcaattgcGCAACATTAATTGTCTCCGTCCTTTTCTCACCccacatgccactgccattcttgtccatagccttgttacttcctggattgattattgtaattcacttctttttggtcttacACAAAAATCCATCCACAAGCTTCAACGcgtccagaactctgctgcccgtatcatcaccaggaccccttctgtccaccacatcactcctgtcctgcagcagcttcattggctcccggtcaaatatcgtatcaatttcaaaatactcttgtacacatttaaagctattcatcatctctctcctccatatctCTCTGATCTGGTTAACATCACTGCCCCATCTCgttgtctcagatcttcttcttccctgtCACTCTCTGTCCCCTCCCCCCATCTTGTCACCATGGGgagcagggctttcagctgctctgctccacgactctggaattccctacctcctgatttaagaaatatctctaccttctctttaagtcccaactcaaaacccacttgttcaaaatagcCTATCCTACATAACCTCTCCATTCGACTATTTTTAATCTGTTTATATCCTATActtttatgattgtgtaaactccttgcttttatgttgcttttactCTATTGTGTACAgtgaccttgagtgttttgaaaggcgctttcaaataaaatgtattattattattattattaaaaatctTTGGCCTCACAGTGTTGACACTGTTGCTGCCTGAATTTGTGATAACCTCTGATGAGCCACCTGGTCCTGGTGAGCTGGTTGGGGGCAGAGTTATAATCACTTCTACCTCtttatatgatttttttaatgcacctgCCACACTTAAATAGAAATATCATCCCAGAAGAACTACAAGACCAAAATGCACATGAGACACTTGAACTGAGAGGCAACATCTTCTACTTTCTGAAACTGCTTGTTTAGCGTGTAGCTGAAAGCCAGTCTACACCTAACACCAGCACATGTGGTTCACTGGTGACCTGCTGGATATTAAGAGGTTGATAAATTCCCCGCTATTCTCCTTAATCATGTGAAGATCTTTGCCCCAAACCAGAAATTAATTCACAATCTTTCCACACAGCTTTGTAGTGACTTGCAGTATTGGATGGGGCCTTaaattttaaactgaaatcCTTCCGAGGAGGCTAAAAACCAAGCAGCAGCTCACAGACATAAAGCTGAGGATTCAGCTTTATAACTGAAATATTCAGAATATTTCTAAGATTAGAAAATGAATCATGAATAAgctgatatttttatttacagaaaaaaataaatacagtgtcATCACATATATGTTACTCAGGTGGAGCTGTGTGTTGGTAGGATGGAGGAGCATTTCATGTGGATGCAGTCATATTAGCAGAAATCAATATTCAGAGAGAGTCCTCTTTAATGGACCTCACCCTCTGACTTCTGTAAACAGAAATGTAATACATGCAGTAAAGATGAGCTATTAtactcatttccagctccatgttTTATTCTTGGACACTGCTGGAACAGTTTATGTCAGTCTGGGCCTTGGTGCAGCCTCTGAGTTAGTCCTCCCTGTAACAAGCTCTTCAGCTCCTTCAGCCTCCATTTAAACCAGTCATTCAAACTGTGGGGCTACAGGTGGGACTATGATGACAACAGGAAAATATGAAGGGTGtctaaactaaataaatatgaattcttgttgtaggaaaaaaataaagaagggTTTTAATTGTGAATGCATTGggatttttatatgtttttaatctttgtgAAAGCTACAAATCAAGTCTGAACTGTTTTTTagtttctgaaataaaaatgttgagcTTTAAGCCaattttcttctgattggctgcccctgcCTCATGACTTTTCTTCTATCCTTATCCCTGTTTAAAACCTACTTTATCTTTCTGAGACACCTGTGACCAGAGTGACTGTGCGAGAAGATGATGATGTTATTTTACCCTGTTCCCTCGACACCAATGAGAACATTGAGTCAATGCTGTTTGACTGGGTTAAGGAAGTCCCTCGAAAGGAGGTGTTCATGTATCGTAATCGCAATCATTACAATAATGGTCTGCCAGGTCAAGATGTGGAGTTCAAAGGTCGAGTCTCACATTATCCAGAAGAGCTGAAGTACGGAAACGCCTCCATAAGACTAAAACAAACTAGGGTGGAGGACAATGGAATCTATACCTGTAGATTCCCAGACATGAAGCCCAGTGAAAAAATCTTCCGCAttgagcttgttgttggtgagTGCTGTTACAAACCAGCTGACTGTTTACAGATgaaacagtcagcatgcacatcTGGCAGGGCCTCACTTCTACAGCAAACGTGCAGTGATATTTGCAATATGACAATAGTGAAAACAAACTGAGACCTTCCCATGTACATGCTGGTCCTGGGCCTGCGCCATATCAAAAATCTGAGGTGccctataaaaataaaatctctgtGTATGCAGCTATAAACACTGCATTTATTTGACTGCCAACTTAATGAGAACCTACCACTACTaacctgtttttttcccctttcagaGCCCGTATTAAAGATCCCAAACTTTACAGGTGAGTCCTGTTTGTGCCGATACTGATGTTAACATGCTcgtttgtgtttatgtgaacGTGTAAGTAGTAGGAAAAGACAAACAGGTACTTGTTTTGGTGTGAACTATAAAAGGtctaaagattatttttataaaCAGTCCACGGTTAAAGCAAAATGTTTATGATATTATTTTTATCTGCAAAAATATGCTAGATGCTTGGTGTGCTAGACATATGGGcattataatttttaaatgtttttaattgtcTTTTAAGACACGTGTtctagttttattttgctgttgttgctgttgtcgtttttcatttgtttttcagaagCCATGGTTAAATTCTAAGGTTTGTGTAACAACAGCAAAAATCCTTCTGTCCTTTGCAGGTTTTAAAattaggtaaatacaacctGAGATGAATAACAATCTAAGCAATATATTCAACAgtcctttgttgttgttgttgtttttttgttttacctgaGCCAAAATACAGCAGCAGcatgtgaaaaactaagcaTACAGCATGATCCagcagcttgtagaaccacctccAGCAGAAATAACTTAAAGTAATCATTTTTTGTCTGACTTTATCAGGCTGTCACATCATTGGATGAATTTTTGTCCACTTTTCTTTACAGAATTGCTTCATTTCATTTAGGTTTgtgggcatttatttatttaaggtcCCACATTAACcagattcttttgttttccagcCATTATGTTAtaaatttgctgctgtgtttgggatGCTTGCATTATAATTACAGCTTTTTTTGTATGATTGTCCCAATTATTAGGGTTTTCTCTACATATATTATTGTTCATATGAGGatgtatttaaataattaattgtgACTATGTAAACTAGTTGTTTGTTGTCTATGATGTGTTCACAGGTGCAGCTCCAAAACCGTATGTCACAATACTTAA from the Oreochromis aureus strain Israel breed Guangdong linkage group 5, ZZ_aureus, whole genome shotgun sequence genome contains:
- the LOC116333567 gene encoding butyrophilin-like protein 1, with product MLFDWVKEVPRKEVFMYRNRNHYNNGLPGQDVEFKGRVSHYPEELKYGNASIRLKQTRVEDNGIYTCRFPDMKPSEKIFRIELVVEPVLKIPNFTGAAPKPYVTILKDKGLLQCEVPGASPKPTVEWRDSDNKTLLSKTVQDEEQQGRFHVTVQTTVTEPGCYHCVATQMEIWYRISSEICVHHVIALAVTAYCLKKR